Genomic window (Hippoglossus stenolepis isolate QCI-W04-F060 chromosome 11, HSTE1.2, whole genome shotgun sequence):
GACACGAACACCTGCACGAGCGTCACTGGAACCgtcccgtcctcctcctcatcatgtGCACGTGCGCTGCTGTGGACGCAATCTGCCTTTATGAAGTGCAGCTGTGAGCGCGTTCGGGCCGCCGCGCCGCCCCCCCCGCTGTCCGCGCACCCGCACACGTGTACCTGCTGAACACAGGTAGAAAATGGAGGAGAACCCCTCCACAGACATCTGACCCGAAGTGAAGAAGTGCACGGCCGTGTTTGTACATTAAATGTGGCGGCGCGTGAAATAAACAGGAGCAGGGATAGGCTTCAGAAGAGTTTGGATGAATGGAACGTTTTCCAGGAGTCTCCTGTTTTGGGGCAGTGGGCTGACCTCGgtggttgtcatggagatgaCAGCGACGTTAGCGTACCTGCTCGTCAGTCGGTTTGCGCGTGCCAGTGTCTGACAGCATGTCGGGGGACGAAGGgggacctgaggctgctctcactgagctgctgcgcGGACACGGCTGTGTCGACACAGTAGGTGTTTCCACGCGAAACACGCTTTTCTCTGCTTCCATGTTAAACACTTTTAATTCAGTTTCCACGTGAGACACTGTTAGTTCGGTCCGTGGGAGTGGGGAGGTTCAGTCGAATGGGAGTTTGCGCACTTCAGAGTGCCGCCAAGTAAATACACAGGAACCTGCATGTAGCATTTTGCTCTGTTTAACTAACTCCGTCCGAACCGACCCTACCCGAGCTGAGTAGTTTCAGACATCTTGAAAATATAAGTCACTGATACTCTGCTTCTCATTTTAAGATATAGACATGTATACTCAATAACGCAAAGAACGTGAGAAGTGTGTTTTGAAGGTTGTCTTTACATTGTGGGGTCTCTGTTGTACCAGGGCTCCTCCGGGCCTGACGATATCTTCGAGGAAGACTCCtactctccttcctccctctcctcgtcctcttcctcctccgtccACGCTGTGTCCTCCCTGCAGGGGAAAACCCTCTGCACCTCCTGCGGCCAGGAGATAGTGGACCGGTACCTGCTCAAGGTCAGACCGACATCATGTCTACACTGTCAAATAACTTTGATTGTAGCTAACTAGGAGGAAGCTATAAGGCCATGAAGGAAGCATCCGTGTACCCAGCGCTACTGTTGTCTTGACTTGTATATTAACCTTTTGTATTACTCTTCACCTAAGTTCCCTATACTGCTATTCCAcctttctttatttgttctgcTTAATCTAAATTGAGATTAACATAAACCTGGTTGTAAGCAATGTCTTCGAAACTTTATTCATCCCCAGTcgggaaaaaacacttgttaCAGAGGCCAACACAACAAAAAGGCAACTGAATggaattttatatatatatattgtgtgtgtgtgtgtgtgtgtgtcaaataaACATGCAACAAAACACCTTTGACTAAGGAAATATTGTTTGTTGGGAAATGTACTTAAGAGCAGTGGGACGTGATGATTGCACAAGAATGaacactgtatttgtgcattagtataaggagatattgaaatagaCTTATCCCTATATAGGCATATACAAGTGGCTATGAGTGTATATAGGCAGGTATGGTAtacaaaatgaatgtaaaattccatgtgtttatgtataaatgtatatgtgtgaaAAATGGTATGCAAGTACATACATAAATGGATGAATTTCACATGTGGTATTATATAATTGGCCAGCTATACGTTACACAGTTAAAGTAAAccattttgttgtttaaatcttattttttccccctcaggtGAACAGCTTTTGCTGGCATGTGCGCTGCCTCTCATGCAGTGTGTGTAAAACATCACTGGGGCGACACGTGAGCTGCTACATCAAAGATAAACAGGTTTTCTGCAAACTCGACTACTTCAGGTCAGTCACAGCTATAGCATCATTTATCTCCAGCATGTCtcttatgaataaaaaaaaagtgtggggAGTTATTATTTTTGACGACTcattaaatacatattataaTACCTGATCATATAATTAAGGAGAATAATGGTGACAAAGATTGCACTTGAAAATATGCATTTTATATGGTCTGTGATTAAAAGGAAGACAATAATACATATTGGAAAAATTGGAATTTCAAATGGGACACAATCGACAAAATACATAGCAGAAGAAAGGAAAATCATTTTTTGTATGACGAGGTCTGCTGAAAGGGGAATCTGAGGGCTGTTCTTCCACAGGTCTGATTTCTAATATATTGGATCACTGGATGCCAGGATACaagcaacattttatttaatgcttCTTTAAGTTTTGAATGTATGATTGGGACTGTTAACCCTCACACTCCACCcattcctgttttgttttttttcattaatttttcTTCAGGAAGTACGGGACTCGTTGTGCTCGTTGTGGCCGTAACATACACTCTACTGACTGGGTGCGTCGGGCACGAGGCAGCACCTTCCACCTGGCCTGTTTTTCCTGCACCTCTTGCAAACGCCAGCTGTCCACTGGAGAGGAATGTGGATTTCTCGAGAACAGGGTCTTCTGCCGGCCACACTATGATATTATGATGGAGAATATCAAACGTGCTAAAGAAAATGGTAAGTGTGCTAAAAAAGTCATTAAATATTACACTTAATTGCCCTACCAAATATGAATTTGAGGTAAAGTCAAGATAGTCTTAGTATAAAGGGTCAGATAATGCATATTAATAATAGTCTTATCCAACTGGTGACTATAGTGTCCATCCTTCGGAGCTCCTGAGTTTAGCCAGGCATTTAGACATAGTGCTCATGTTTTTAGCTTGTCCCTAATTCAAACACTATATCCCTATAatcaaaataattcatggatcctgtTACAGTCTGGTCATGATGACACTGACACCAACTACATGTGCCAAGGCACTTGTCACTTGTAACTAAAGTACATAAGCAATGCTGTATTTCGTTTGAGGATCAATAGAATCACAACATGTGGAAAATACCATTTAGTTTAATAAAACTcacaatgtaaataaacatttgttaaatgtCCAGTAATTTGGTGTCTGCATTCTTTAATTGCTCTTCAGTGTTCAGCTAATTTGAGACATGTGCAGTCATCTCTAGTCATCTCTACTATGAACATGAATAGAGATTTGAAGATGAGACTCTTTAAATTTGACATATCCTGAATGTCTTACCTAAACTCCTCAACTATATCTACAGGGCTTCATACACTCAATAATTTTAATGGAAACAGCTTGCATGTGTATTAAGTAGCTAAAATCACATTATATGATGTGGTCTCCTAATGTATTACAATATACATCAGGCCAACACCTGCTACAGATTCAATGTAGAAATCACATGAAACTTTATTAGTGTTGTCTGTGGTGAAGGCAACAGTAacaaagtttataaaaaaaaatgatcaatAACTCACATCTCCCAAAAACACCTACATCACCAACCTGCTCAACACAATCATTGGCAATTGTGTCCGAATACTTGACAGTGAACTCTTCCCAGTACCATATAAAGTCAATGGATCTATATGTCTTTGATGTCACTTTACTAGTATATGGCCTACAGACTTGAAAGATGccaacaggaggaagtgatgtGAAACAGGACCCTTAAGTGAGTCCCACATGTCAAAACATCCCGATTCTGGTAACATACTATGTGTCTTGTCTAAAAGAGCAACCCAAAACAGAGGATGAGTTGGCAGACAAAGATGATTCCAGTAACATGCCAAGACCTGCTAAGAGGGCCAGGACCAGCTTCACTGTTGACCAGTTACAGGTATTGCCAAAtagggatgtgtgtgtctgtgtatgtctgttAAGGTTAAGTTTTCCTTCTAAATGTAGTAAATCTGATTGACTTCCACAACAGTAAAATGCCTGTCTCCAAAATATGAGATAAATAATATAAGTTTGCATTACACAGGTGCTTTTCCCTGAGCAAATGCTCAACTATACTGTTGGGCAGTTCTCTTCTAAACTTTAATACTCCTCAAATGTGACTATATTGTGAACCATATAAACCTGTCCCCTTCTGTCATCTCTATCTGTAGATAATGCAAACTCAGTTTGCTAAAGACAACAACCCAAATGCCCAGACTCTCCAGAAACTGGCAGAGATGACTGGTCTCAGCCGCAGAGTTATTCAGGTGAAACAAGTGTTCTTAACTCGAGAAGAGATGCTCTTATgggatttaattatttaaaacatgctGACTGATCTCAGGAGTTAGGTCAGAAAAATAATGGCTTTGTCTGGTGACGTTTTTTAAACTGGATAAGTCCTTATAATCACTGTCAATCAGTCCACTGAAATTAGCCAGATGAGATGTGCCTGACAGAcacttttattatataataaatacgATTTTAGTATTATTAGATAAAGCTGTATTATTTGCAGGTATAATTCTCCAGAAATCAGAAATTTTCAAACGTTCTGAATTTGTATATTGTAATGCCACCAgggtttatttttatgtatgtgaatttaaaaagttAAGCTTCATGAACATGGAGAATTCAGATTTTCACTTGTGTTATCTGTTAACAGTGGGAAATCTAAGAAATGTTAATGTCTCATacacaaatatattgtttaGGTATGCGTTTGTGTGAAAAGGGGTGAAGTAGTGTATGGTTTAACCACCTAAATCATTCTACCACCTTCAGGTGTGGTTTCAGAACTGCCGAGCTCGTCAAAAGAAACATGTCTGCCCACATCCTGCTTCCTCATcgatgatgacatcatttgcCCCTGGTCAACTGACACCACCTTTGATGGACGATCTGCAATATACAACATTTATTTCCCCAGACACACCGCTCCTCACTACATTGACTTACATGGATGGTaagaaacacattcacacttcaCTATCATTACCAAGAGTTATGTCACACAAGATGCACCAGACACAGCTAACTTGGTGTTACATTCTGAATCATCTGCGTAAAGCCTTTGTCTGGTTGCCATGTAAAACTAATAGAGGCAATTTACATATAAGTTTGTGAGATAGCATATTGCAATTGGTTCAGTATTTATTGTATAGGAAATAACTGTAAAATTctgatttaaataaatctatttcttttttttttttacttgccCAGTCCAAACTCCAGATCCGTTGTTGCTTCAGCCAATTATGTCCCACTCCCTGACACAGCTGCCAGTCAGCCATGCCTGAGTTCCTGAAAACTGATGAAGATCTGATGGGAAGAAGAAGCAACTCATTAttcttggtttaaaaaaaaaaaaaagtcaaagattgAATGGGATTTATTCGTTAACATTAGCAAATGAACAGCtatgaaacaataacattttcactgacCAATCTGGGAGCAGACAGTTAAAAAGAGAACAATTGTGTGACTGTTAAGTCACTGaattaatttcattcattcacacaggGATTCACAGGTGAGAATAAGTTGAAATTGTCAAGTAAATTGTTGATTTTCTTGGGATGGAACTTTATGTAAAACTTAATCTAAGATGTATATGttataaatttaatttatttggaGAATATGAGATGAGGCACTTTGTTGGAAAATATAAGATATCTTTGGTTTTctgtaaaacttttttttaaatgtaactgaGAAAATATCAGTTGTGACATTTACAAGTGTGACTCAAATAGTTTCTCTTTGTAAAGACTACTAGCAAAATACAGCATTTGGTTATACTGTGTATTAAAACCACTGGAGAAGGTACATTGACTGAAACATTCTTAGTCTAATTGACAAGATGAACAAGCACAGGCATTTCCATAAACACCACACATGGATGTCCTACATTCTCCTCCTGCCATGTGCACAACTTTCTCTCTCAAAGTACATTTTAGTTCTCAAAAAATTGGATGAAATGGAAGAAACCTGAGGATGGGGAAACAATGACACATCCCACTTCCAGGATGAACAAACGTGCAACAGATGTGTGCACAGAATGGCGACAAGATTATGAGCCACGCAACCACCTCTCCACCATGAAAACCTGCAAAGAGGACAGactacacaaatacacaagaggccaaaacaaacatcattcaCACGTCTAGAGGATCCATGGCATCTGTAGTTGCACTGACAGACATGGATGCCGAGGGCCCAGGACAATTGACTGTTCCGCACCCAGAGCCTGAGTGAAATGTGGacgggagaagaagagagggagcaagGCAGACAACTTGGATGCTTATGAGAATAAACATGATTTGAGCGAATCAGTGGTTTTCTGAAGGTTTACAGTGACCTTGTCTTAAAGACAATATGGTGAATATGTAACAGTTTAATGGCTGACCTCTTAGTGAAACAAGACCTGaagagattaaaacaaaacacaactgaaagtTATGTCATAAAGACAAGTTTTAATTTTCAACAGCTGAGATGTCAGCTGAGGTTAGAGAACTGATCAGATTACTGCTGTCAGTGTCACTAATAAGTGGAAAGAATGTGCATTGTAACAACTaatcatactgtatataaaggacCTGATAAAAACATTGACAGAAACAATATCCCCAAGTTTAACATAAAACTAATCAGCACTAAACCAAACGTAACcccaaataaaatcatttaaaatcctCAATTAAATTTGGTGGTaatgaaaacagataaaagaatacaaaaatgaGCATGACACAAAACTAGATTcaactgaatgaaaacatggcAATACAGCTTGTCAGATCATGGCCTTTTACAAATCCCATGTGACTGAATAGGATGGGATGAATGAGGGGAACAACCTAAATCCAGCTGTACAGAGCTAGTAGCTGTAACTGGTGCTTGGGGGGGCTTCTATAAATTACTGACATTCAAGAAACTTTTTGGGGGGATGTGTCATAAATTAGCAAAATGATAGAAACATAcgtgttttcactttgttattTTAAGATTTTCAGTATCATTTGACATCTAaatgtagatagatagatggatggatagatagacagacagacagacagacagacagatagacagatagatagatagatagatagataaagtgTGCAAAAAGTGAAGTGGTTCTGACTTCAACCACTATCGATGGAGCTGATAGTGAAGTTTatgagcgccctctgctgcaTCACAAAGTAAACTGCCTTCATCTGTATATTTTGAATGTGAACAGGTcattacagtttatttattcattttttaccCACATTTGAACAATTGGTTGAATTcagttgaataaaacatgacgGTCATAATGGGGTAGTCGTTCCAGTTTGTTTCCACCTTTAGCGCGCTGATCGTGAGCCATCGCAGTGCATTAGCATTAGTGCATGTTCAGGCCTACAGATATCTTTACCTCCTCAAAGGAGGTTGTGTTGTCAATCCTTTTGTCTCTTTAGCACAATATAAGTTAAAactgtggcagcagtgtttgGTGAACTTTGGTGCAAAGCTAGATGATGGTCTGACGAACACGCCAGGAGCCTGCAAATCTGGGTTAAAGGGCCCCATCAGCTCAGGTTTTACTCTGGGCCCTGTAGAGATGTTAGTGCGGCCATGAAAATAGTGAAGCAGTTGTGTAACCGTTTGTTTTGAGTATTATCAAATTGAATTACCTAAGCCAACCAACAAAATGACTCAGTATTATTACTTATATATTACTtatattagtattattttactttaaatgctCATAAATGACCTGGTTTTCTGCATTAATTGCCCATAAAATATTATCTGaccttcatatatatatatcaggtGTAGACAAACACAACGTGCTTCATGTAATAACACACAACATAACAACTTTGTAATGTCTTTATTGAACTCACATCCACAGTCTGCAGGTATACCGCACAATGACGTCATGCCatacctttattttgaaaaggagtGATCCGGAAGTGGCGTTTGGCGTTTGGCATGTGCATATAACCGAGGAAGAAAAGCCCCCCAGTGTTGAGCCGACATTAAAACTGTAAACATTAGCGACCTGGGCGGCTTTAACGTGTCGTGAGGATGGAAATATAAGGTAAACACAATCTTTACCGTACCTTCTCCCTGTCAGCTAGCTCTCACTGCTAACTGTGTTAGCAGCGGGCGTTTCTGAAGCCTTAACATTAACTTAGTTCACGTTAGCattacagtttatatatttgacCTGATGCTGAGACTCCCCCGGGGCCACCCTGGACATTTCTGCTAAGAAATCACCCCCTTAAGCtattgttatgttgtgttacgTGGTTGTGTGGAGTAAATGTCaggctgttgttgtgttttgagaTAGACTCGCCTGTGGAGCCACTGCCTCGGGGGCTAGCTACAGCACATAGCATTCCCGACATCCTCGGCTAGTTTTGCTAGCTCACTATTTTTGCTAAGTCTGCGCATTTTACTCAGTCTCTTTCAGTTAACCAGTTGGCTTCTGCTGCAACTATCTATACATCTCAGTGAATCCTCATTAGTAGCAAGCCATTGGAAACTGTAAGAAGCTAACTGATAGGCAGAGTGCGCACCCGGGATCTGTCTATCTGATTGATTGCTAACAACAATCGCTCAGTCTATCTTAAGCCACTTGATAGTCATGGGAATCATTTATCTGGatagaaacaaataaaacacaaggaGCCATCATGAGACATTTTGACACAAAGCTGATGTTAGCATTAAGTGACCATCTGATCTTGTTCAACAGTCGTGAATCCTAATCTGCGATCATGTTTATAATGTCAGTGTAAAGTCTGTCAGCAGCTAGTTTGGAGTCCAATCGGTTTTCAGTGTCAAATAGACAATTACTTCAATGATGACGCAATGGTTATTAGAAGATTCCTATTTGAATCacaacagaaaaggaaaaatacagtacattcatttagctgacgcttttatccaaagcaacttaccagaagtgcattcatctatgagggtacaaacccagaacagcaagaatcatgtaaaaTATGCTCTCAGTAACTCACTGACACCCTTACAATACAGCTCAACCACACATTTATCCTCTTAATACTTAAACACAACCAGCTCATTTAAAGTATAGGGAAATGCAGTCGTCCGAAATGTATTAGATATCATGCAACTCAAATTGAACACCTAAGTGAAACACTCTGAACAGTGTACTAACTAAATCTGTaagatatattatttattacagCCTAATTTATCTCTATcatattgtaatatattttggGCAAGTACATTTTTTACTGATTTACATAGAACGCTGGTCCTCCAGGAATGATATTATTATGATCGCAACCCAATCAGTCACACGGCTCATCTGCCCCTCCATTTCTGAAACAACAGATTCTTACTAtttattatatgaatattatgtgtatttatgtttaagATGCACTCAGCTGATGAGAATATTCCTGAGCAATTCAAGACTTCAAACCAaattcctaaccctaaccctacaaAAGATCCTTTAAAAGATCATTCAATGCAGATCTATAACTGTTGTTCTTTATATATTGTTGTCTATGGAGATATGACTTGTTTTTAGCTATTGCTTAGGAGTCTATGCACGTGTAGTAAATCATACCCCCCATGACATGCAAGATATATCAATGCTACATTGCTTGTTGTggatattgtgtttttgtgtctgtgtagaAAACATGAAGTACCAGATCTGTGGTCACTGTTTTCAGATTACATTGTAttgaaaggttttattttacactgtcCCTCATTTACATACAAGGTGGGAAACAATAATACAGAAACTTTACCACAACAAACTACAGTCTCCAAAACAGCAGAGTTGATCGAACACCTGCTTGActtagtgtaaaaaaaaacaaacattaatcaTGAACTTTACAAAGGCAGGGTGACTGTGTCTGATCACAATAGATTGTACAGGTgtttctaaaaataataatgactcACTGGAGGCAAATAGATCAAGTGTatttctttgagaaaaaatgctACCAGGCAAATTCATCAGGTAGTTAGACAGAGGCTTGGCAGAATCTCCAATGAACAAAACAGGCAATTAGTCTGCCTTCCAAAGTAGCGAGCGTAGCTAGTCAGCCTGGTCCCTGGTAAACACTGCTGACTTCATATGCAATTTCTTCACTGACTACAAAGAAAGTCTAATTTGTTTTCTTGGCTTTTGTAGGTTAACCTCAAGGTGTGAGACCAAACATTGTTCTTCAGTGCATGGAAGCAAAGCCAATGCGCAGGTAGGTGTGGACGtttgtaggagtgtgtgtgtgtgatcttttGCAGAATgataaatctgtgtttctgagTCTTTCTCCACAATTAAACGGGAAGTCCTTTTAATCAAAACTCAAGACTTCATTCTCACAACAACGATCACAAATAGCCactaataaaatgtattcaatctTTGACACCCGTCCTGCTGGTACCACTTAAGCTTGTGTGCAAGACAAACCAATACAGTTTCCCCTTGAAGACTAGTCTTTTCCACAAACAACCCCCCTCCACCTACCCCCAGAGGACTGGGTGGGTCTGACCACAGCTCTGCTTTTAATTTAAGCCTGTGGTCAGTGTCTGTCCTCTAACAGGTTAATAGCTTGATGGCCAGTTAGGTGAAGGAATGATGTTGAGCAGAAAATAGTGTTCTATTTATAGTCTTAGCAACACTTGTgtagtaaaaaataaactagtGTGGACTCGAAACCAAATCCAGGTCCAGAACCCAAAAATAAAACTCCAGCGAATGTATTACCAGAAGTACTACTACAGGGAAGGGGTAAGTTATTAAGGAAAAGAGATAATGGGCATTAGGATTAGTTGGAAAATTCTTAGCTCATGATTAGGGATGAAACAATTACTGGTTTCACAGTATATTGTGGTAAATTCCCTGATTGTTAGTTCTACCATTTAAATTTGTTAATATTATTGTGATTACATTGGTGTTCTTATATACACATTCTTTTTTCATAATGGTGGTGCTGTTTTTATATGCACAtttgatttacttatttaaGGTTGTATTTAAACCTGCATTACAAGAagttttcattgtaaaacaaaaagcttttttaGCTAACTGAAACCTTCCTTCTTTGAATGTTACACAGTTTGCATGGTTTAGATTATGattttattgataataaaattaaatctgtataAAAGTTAGTGAAATTACTTCAGTTTGTGTATCAGTACTTTAACATTATCAGCAAATTTTAACATTGTATTTGCTGACAGATAAACTGTTTGCATTTTCCATATGTAGGAGAACCCAGTGGTTTTTTGCTTGGCTATAGTcgcaacaaaagaaaaacatgttgaattccTTTCTTCTTATATCTCATCCCACAAAATTAATAAATCTTTCCTCACATAGTTCTCTCTGCTGCGTTTAGAGCAGTTTGTAATCCACATGACATCCTacaaaaatgtttccaaaccCTCCACCATTATTGACAGAACCAACTCACCTGATCGGTTCAACAAGATGTGAAGTGAAGCCCAAGTATATATTTACTCACTTAATGATTGCATATCTGGTTAATGTCAAGGGTCACCAGCGCACGCCAAGACGCCACTGGAATGGACATCACCAGCCGCTGTACTCTGGGGGACCCCAACAAACTGCCTGAAGGGGTCCCCCAGCCTGCACGCATGCCCTACGTCTCAGACAAACACCCGCGGCAGACCCTGGAGGTGATCAACTTGCTGAGGAAACACCGTGAGCTCTGTGacgtggtgctggtggtgggggCCAAGAAGATTTATGCCCATCGTGTTATCCTCTCTGCCTGCAGCCCCTACTTCAGGTACCCAGAGTTTTATTTGGAAATTGTTCAATTTCGCTGTAACATTACATCTCATGATCTACTTTAATGTTCTTCACAGGGCAATGTTTACTGGAGAGCTGGCAGAAAGCAGGCAGACTGAGGTGGTCATCCGTGACATCGATGAGAGGGCTATGGAGCTGCTCATTGACTTTGCCTACACCTCCCAGGTAACAACACTACCATCATGTTTTATTAAGGTTTGGCATCAGGGATTGGTGCTGTTTTGCTTGCATTAATATGAATGCTCACAAAATGCCACGAGACACTATTGATTGGATTGATTTAGTGTTGCACAGTATACCAATATATCTTAAATAACATACAAGAAAGGATACAAGGATATAACAGGAAGTCTGTGAGGTGGCCTTCAGGAGGCTTGTGGGGGGCAGTAAGAAGGTGATGCCGAGTTCTGTGACTGAGATGGTGACATGTCAACTGTCGCCCTGCTACTTGTAGCCTTATGATAAACTATATAACAAATCTGTGATGTCCTGCCCTCCTTGCTCTTTAGGTCACTGTAGAGGAGGGGAATGTGCAGACACTGCTCCCTGCTgcctgcctcct
Coding sequences:
- the LOC118117627 gene encoding LIM/homeobox protein Lhx8 isoform X1; translation: MSGDEGGPEAALTELLRGHGCVDTGSSGPDDIFEEDSYSPSSLSSSSSSSVHAVSSLQGKTLCTSCGQEIVDRYLLKVNSFCWHVRCLSCSVCKTSLGRHVSCYIKDKQVFCKLDYFRKYGTRCARCGRNIHSTDWVRRARGSTFHLACFSCTSCKRQLSTGEECGFLENRVFCRPHYDIMMENIKRAKENEQPKTEDELADKDDSSNMPRPAKRARTSFTVDQLQIMQTQFAKDNNPNAQTLQKLAEMTGLSRRVIQVWFQNCRARQKKHVCPHPASSSMMTSFAPGQLTPPLMDDLQYTTFISPDTPLLTTLTYMDVQTPDPLLLQPIMSHSLTQLPVSHA
- the LOC118117627 gene encoding LIM/homeobox protein Lhx8 isoform X2, whose protein sequence is MSGDEGGPEAALTELLRGHGCVDTGSSGPDDIFEEDSYSPSSLSSSSSSSVHAVSSLQGKTLCTSCGQEIVDRYLLKVNSFCWHVRCLSCSVCKTSLGRHVSCYIKDKQVFCKLDYFRKYGTRCARCGRNIHSTDWVRRARGSTFHLACFSCTSCKRQLSTGEECGFLENRVFCRPHYDIMMENIKRAKENEQPKTEDELADKDDSSNMPRPAKRARTSFTVDQLQIMQTQFAKDNNPNAQTLQKLAEMTGLSRRVIQNCRARQKKHVCPHPASSSMMTSFAPGQLTPPLMDDLQYTTFISPDTPLLTTLTYMDVQTPDPLLLQPIMSHSLTQLPVSHA